The following proteins are encoded in a genomic region of Fusarium keratoplasticum isolate Fu6.1 chromosome 9, whole genome shotgun sequence:
- a CDS encoding CBM1 domain-containing protein codes for MLAQVASVFLAAASVATAQSVVGTAYGFASGVTGGGAAAAATPSSAEQLAEWLSDDTERVIVIDKEYDFTGTTATGAGCDRISCSSSNGGQLYLGDLSCGGSDNTAVSSISYDTAGTSALPVGSNKSIIGTNGKGVLKGKGLSLQKGASNVIIQGIEFTDINPGIVWGGDALDLQGGNDGVWVDHCKFSLVGRMFVVSHYDGSRLTLSNNEFDGVTTTSASCNGNHYWTMMFIGEGDQVTLDKNYFHDVSGRAPKLGADGVTCTFQASNNLFSNMKGHAFDGYNGATALIEGNAFESVNTPITESGASVSTFFNVPDESAASSCESSLGRACAINSVDSSSGDWPSLSGSGALSTWSNLKEYLVEPVAASEVSSLVKGGAGPANLGAASSTDKTESDATEPSTVESSPAVEEAEKTEDAPAAAATSEAAAPVETAPAETAPAEAAPVESAPAETGSDSAGSDSGSEVAQWGQCGGLHFTGPTKCAPGTSCVAHNDYYSQCVSSATRRMKRALRAKY; via the coding sequence ATGCTCGCCCAAGTCGCCTCTGTCTTTCTCGCCGCTGCCTCTGTGGCAACTGCTCAGTCTGTCGTTGGAACTGCCTATGGATTTGCAAGCGGTGTCACTGGCGGTGGCGCTGCTGCAGCCGCTACCCCTTCCTCTGCTGAGCAGCTCGCCGAGTGGCTCTCGGACGATACCGAGAGAGTGATTGTTATTGACAAGGAGTACGACTTTACTGGAACTACTGCGACTGGCGCGGGATGTGATCGCATCagctgcagctcctccaacGGTGGCCAGCTTTACCTTGGAGATCTCTCTTGTGGAGGCTCAGATAACACTGCTGTCAGCTCCATCAGCTACGATACCGCCGGTACCAGCGCTCTGCCCGTCGGAAGCAACAAGAGCATCATCGGTACCAACGGCAAGGGtgttctcaagggcaagggtcTGTCGCTCCAGAAGGGCGCCAGCAACGTCATCATCCAGGGTATTGAATTCACCGACATCAACCCCGGAATTGTCTGGGGTGGCGATGCTCTCGACCTTCAGGGTGGAAACGATGGTGTCTGGGTCGACCACTGCAAGTTCTCTCTCGTCGGCCGCATGTTTGTCGTCTCTCACTACGATGGATCCCGCCTCACGCTCTCCAACAACGAATTTGACGGTGTCACCACTACTTCTGCTTCTTGCAACGGTAACCACTACTGGACCATGATGTTCATTGGTGAGGGAGACCAGGTTACCTTGGACAAGAACTACTTCCACGATGTCTCCGGACGTGCTCCCAAGCTTGGCGCTGATGGCGTTACCTGCACGTTCCAGGCCTCCAACAACTTGTTCAGCAACATGAAGGGACACGCCTTTGACGGTTACAACGGTGCCACTGCTCTCATCGAGGGTAACGCATTCGAGTCTGTCAACACCCCCATCACTGAGAGTGGCGCCTCTGTGTCGACTTTCTTCAATGTCCCTGACGAGTCGGCTGCCAGCTCCTGCGAGTCATCTCTCGGCAGAGCTTGTGCCATCAACAGTGTCGACTCGAGCAGCGGTGACTGGCCATCTCTCTCTGGCTCCGGCGCCTTGTCGACCTGGTCCAACCTGAAGGAGTACCTTGTCGAGCCTGTTGCTGCTTCTGAGGTTTCGAGCCTTGTCAAGGGCGGAGCTGGCCCTGCTAACCTCGGAGCCGCCTCTAGCACTGACAAGACTGAGTCCGACGCGACCGAACCATCGACTGTTGAGAGCAGCCCCGCCgtggaggaggcagagaagaCTGAAGACgcccctgctgctgccgccacTTCTGAAGCAGCTGCACCTGTTGAAACCGCACCTGCTGAGACTGCTCCTGCTGAGGCCGCCCCTGTCGAGAGCGCTCCCGCTGAGACTGGCTCTGACAGCGCCGGCTCCGACTCTGGCAGTGAGGTTGCGCAATGGGGACAGTGTGGCGGACTCCACTTCACTGGCCCTACCAAGTGCGCGCCTGGAACCTCATGCGTCGCCCACAACGACTATTACTCGCAGTGCGTTAGCTCCGCCACCAGGCGTATGAAGAGGGCTCTCCGTGCCAAGTACTAG